Proteins encoded in a region of the Acipenser ruthenus chromosome 11, fAciRut3.2 maternal haplotype, whole genome shotgun sequence genome:
- the LOC117426308 gene encoding rRNA N6-adenosine-methyltransferase METTL5, giving the protein MKKMKLKELESCLQVDVFEEPKLLLEQYPTRPHIAACMLYTIHNTFDDIENKLVADLGCGCGVLSVGAAVLGAGLCVGFDIDKDALEIFSSNVEQFELPNIDMIQCDVCLLQSDRFSKRFDTVIMNPPFGTKHNKGMDMQFLRTALDMATGVVYSLHKTSTREHIQKKADDWKVKMEVIAELRYDLPASYKFHKKKSVRLHYSVC; this is encoded by the exons ATGAAAAAGATGAAATTGAAAGAGCTTGAAAGTTGCTTACAAGTAGATGTTTTTGAGGAACCAAAATTGCTCTTAGAACAGTATCCAACAAGACCACATATTGCAG cCTGCATGCTTTATACAATCCACAACACATTTGATGATATTGAAAACAAACTGGTTGCAGATTTGGGATGTGGGTGTGGTGTTCTCAGTGTTGGAGCAGCAGTGCTGGGTGCTGG gtTGTGTGTTGGATTTGACATTGATAAAGATGCATTAGAAATATTTAGCAGCAACGTTGAACAATTTGAGCTTCCAAACATAGATATGATTCAGTGCGATGTATGTTTATTACAGTCGGACAGATTCTCAAAAAGATTTGATACAGTAATAATGAACCCTCCTTTTGGAACCAAACACAACAAAG GTATGGATATGCAGTTTCTCAGGACAGCATTAGACATGGCAACAGGTGTGGTGTATTCTCTCCACAAAACTTCAACACGAGAA CATATACAGAAGAAAGCAGATGATTGGAAGGTGAAGATGGAAGTGATAGCAG AGCTGAGATATGACTTGCCAGCATCGTACAAGTTCCATAAAAAGAAGTCGGTAAGGCTGCATTATAGTGTTTGTTAG